One Rosa chinensis cultivar Old Blush chromosome 5, RchiOBHm-V2, whole genome shotgun sequence genomic region harbors:
- the LOC112203922 gene encoding protein FAR-RED IMPAIRED RESPONSE 1-like has protein sequence MGLEIDINLAAKEDDNYNEDDMDDDNYYEDGMNDDNYNEDGVGEEFGHSNGGESSINMKKNSEPYVGMEFNSDGIAQSFYLEYAKMTGFAASKIACRRSKVTKEWVEAKYACTRFGSKRKTDARNPRPCMKIDCKAMLHVKRRQDGKWVVQNFVKEHNHELSPEDVHYFPCYRNIASGDLNNISTLHSVGVKPSKIFAALAKQCGGYQNIGFLQKDMRNFLDKKRRLELESGVAKAMLEHFTRMQEENLNFFYAMDLDEEQRLRNVFWVDAKGREDYKIFGDVVSFDTT, from the coding sequence ATGGGGCTGGAAATAGACATAAATTTGGCTGCTAAGGAAGATGATAATTAtaatgaagatgacatggatgATGATAATTATTATGAAGATGGTATGAATGACGATAATTATAATGAAGATGGTGTAGGAGAAGAATTTGGTCATAGTAATGGTGGTGAAAGCTCCattaatatgaaaaaaaattcagagCCATATGTTGGAATGGAATTTAATTCTGATGGCATTGCACAGTCATTTTATTTAGAGTATGCCAAGATGACAGGGTTTGCTGCTTCAAAAATAGCTTGTCGTCGGTCAAAGGTAACTAAAGAATGGGTCGAGGCAAAGTATGCTTGTACAAGATTTGGGTCAAAGCGAAAAACTGACGCTCGTAACCCCCGTCCCTGCATGAAAATAGACTGCAAGGCAATGTTGCATGTCAAAAGAAGGCAAGATGGGAAATGGGTTGTTCAAAATTTTGTGAAAGAGCATAATCATGAACTTTCTCCGGAGGATGTCCACTACTTTCCATGTTATAGAAACATTGCTTCTGGTGACTTGAACAATATTAGTACTTTGCATTCAGTTGGAGTGAAACCAAGTAAGATTTTTGCTGCTTTAGCCAAACAGTGTGGAGGATATCAGAACATTGGTTTTTTACAAAAAGATATGAGAAATTTTTTGGATAAGAAACGTCGGTTAGAATTGGAATCTGGCGTTGCTAAGGCAATGTTGGAGCATTTTACTAGGATGCAAGAAGAGAATCTTAATTTCTTCTACGCAATGGATCTAGATGAAGAACAACGCTTGAGAAATGTGTTTTGGGTTGATGCAAAAGGCCGGGAGGACTACAAGATTTTTGGAGATGTGGTTTCTTTTGATACGACATAG
- the LOC112165896 gene encoding LEAF RUST 10 DISEASE-RESISTANCE LOCUS RECEPTOR-LIKE PROTEIN KINASE-like 2.4, with the protein MIMFRTASLLFSVHTVSLLFLQLSSRLQTSWATSECTPSCGNIKISSPFRLQGDPGQCGNKSYELSCEADGTSQSHQAILYLFSGKYYVQAINYNNYTIRLLDAGVHKTKGNHFSNPVYSLSFFNFTSSDDPSIKRDTSSDDPYFLSYPYSVYPEPEPYQYVGGVPLTVSLIFLSCTNQMNHSDLFVETAPCIKNTGIHSSSDSSLSTVYSYFMLGRLNDDGSPEDLSPAEWGLSCKITLMARVSPPPTPTDKYSKSCQGIYKQLAYGFQLSWVRYGCRENCGPDNFCVLTHDNITRFECYKGMPDLVFLSDPSHSLVIAEDSDFLLYFPPRFMKCNIGLCIVFVRGDHQIVEIIRSIIHKLVPYPVRAAFDYVMLGPYKLLTLFVVFYSGIFAAAKLSIGFPFVIAILIYKWRRRHLSMYDNIEDFLQSNNNLMPVRYSYSEIKKMASGFKDKLGEGGFGTVYKAKLRSGRFVAIKMLSKSKTNGQDFINEVATIGRIHHLNVVRLIGFCVDRSNRALVYDFMSNGSLDKYIFSQQGAISLSCEKIFEIAVGVARGIQYLHQGCDMRILHFDLKPHNILLDENFTAKVSDFGLARLYPLDNSIVSLTAARGTIGYMAPELFYKNIGGVSYKADVYSFGMLMLEMAGRRKNLNAAIGHSSEFSQIYFPTWVADQLNQGKEIEIGDATEDEMKIIKKMIIVALWCIQMKPIERPSMSIVVEMLEGEIESLQIPPKPFLYPQQIPVDDVEDNLSTTSASRMTESTEINLSADAN; encoded by the exons ATGATCATGTTTAGAACAGCCAGTCTCCTATTTTCTGTTCACAcagtttctcttctttttcttcagcttTCAAGTCGTTTGCAAACTTCCTGGGCTACTTCCGAATGTACTCCTTCTTGTGGCAACATTAAGATAAGCTCTCCATTTCGTTTACAAGGAGATCCTGGACAGTGCGGCAACAAGAGCTATGAGTTATCTTGTGAGGCAGACGGTACCAGTCAATCTCATCAGGCCATATTATACTTGTTTTCAGGAAAATATTACGTACAGGCAATCAATTACAATAACTACACGATCCGACTCTTGGATGCTGGTGTTCACAAGACCAAGGGCAACCACTTCTCCAACCCAGTTTACTCTTTAAGCTTCTTCAACTTTACTAGTTCTGATGATCCTTCTATCAAAAGAGATACTAGTTCTGATGATCCTTACTTCTTATCCTACCCATATAGTGTGTATCCAGAACCAGAACCTTATCAATACGTTGGTGGGGTTCCATTAACAGTGTCTCTAATTTTCCTGAGCTGCACAAATCAAATGAATCATTCCGATCTCTTTGTTGAAACAGCTCCATGCATCAAGAATACCGGCATCCACTCTTCCTCTGATTCTTCCCTGTCCACAGTGTATTCTTATTTCATGCTTGGGCGCTTGAATGATGATGGCTCCCCAGAAGATTTGAGTCCGGCTGAATGGGGGTTGTCCTGCAAAATAACACTCATGGCTCGTGTGTCCCCCCCTCCCACTCCCACTGACAAGTACAGCAAGTCGTGTCAAGGCATATATAAACAACTAGCATATGGCTTTCAACTCTCATGGGTTCGTTATGGGTGTAGAGAAAACTGCGGACCAGATAACTTCTGTGTGTTGACCCACGACAACATTACCAGATTTGAGTGCTACAAAG GGATGCCAGATCTAGTCTTTCTCTCAGATCCATCTCATTCTTTGGTTATCGCTGAAGACAGCGATTTTCTCTTATACTTTCCGCCGCGGTTTATG AAGTGCAACATCGGATTGTGTATCGTTTTCG TTCGTGGAGATCATCAGATCGTGGAGATCATCAGATCCATAATCCATAAACTGG TGCCATATCCTGTACGTGCTGCTTTCGACTACGTGATGCTTGGGCCTTACAAGCTGCTTACGTTATTTGTGGTCTTTTATAGCG GAATATTCGCAGCAGCAAAACTTTCAATTGGCTTTCCATTTGTAATTGCAATACTAATATACAAATGGCGAAGGAGGCACTTGTCAATGTATGACAATATTGAAGACTTTCTGCAGAGTAACAATAATCTCATGCCAGTAAGGTACTCTTACTCGGAAATCAAAAAGATGGCTAGCGGATTCAAGGACAAATTGGGTGAAGGAGGCTTTGGCACCGTGTACAAGGCAAAGCTCCGCAGTGGTCGCTTTGTGGCCATCAAGATGTTGAGTAAGTCCAAAACTAATGGGCAAGATTTTATCAATGAGGTTGCAACAATCGGAAGGATTCACCATCTTAACGTGGTGCGACTTATTGGCTTCTGTGTTGACCGTTCAAACCGTGCACTTGTTTATGATTTCATGTCAAATGGCTCTCTTGACAAGTACATTTTCTCTCAGCAAGGTGCTATCTCCTTAAGCTGTGAGAAAATATTTGAGATTGCAGTTGGAGTGGCTCGTGGAATCCAATATCTCCATCAAGGATGTGACATGCGAATTTTGCATTTTGACCTCAAGCCTCACAACATTCTTCTTGACGAGAATTTTACTGCCAAGGTTTCTGATTTTGGATTAGCAAGGCTATACCCATTGGATAACAGCATTGTGTCTTTGACTGCAGCAAGAGGAACCATAGGATACATGGCTCCAGAGTTATTCTACAAAAACATTGGAGGTGTATCATACAAAGCAGATGTATATAGTTTTGGAATGTTAATGTTGGAAATGGCAGGTAGAAGGAAGAACTTGAATGCAGCCATAGGTCATTCAAGCGAATTTAGCCAAATCTACTTTCCTACATGGGTTGCTGATCAATTGAATCAAGGGAAGGAGATCGAAATAGGAGATGCCACTGAAGATGAAATGAAAATCATAAAGAAGATGATCATAGTGGCATTGTGGTGCATACAAATGAAACCTATTGAACGCCCTTCAATGAGCATAGTAGTAGAAATGCTTGAAGGAGAAATTGAGAGCCTCCAAATACCTCCAAAGCCTTTCTTATATCCACAGCAAATACCAGTCGATGATGTTGAGGACAATTTAAGTACCACAAGTGCATCAAGAATGACAGAATCTACAGAGATCAATTTGAGTGCAGATGCAAATTAA
- the LOC112203921 gene encoding rust resistance kinase Lr10, translated as MHHFCEDVDVVHGGGVGLEDCTETRCSSDGPAIQFPFRLKGRQPAHCGYWGFDLSCTKDNQTLLEMPSSFKLFVTEIDYTSQQIGAALTLDCLDRDIFYHGSSSAFRYAGNTSLFSCPPSTVRDQYITDNFRCLARLSPCHGNPGNHIYAYALGRGCSIDKTPLVSCTKVHDYKDALACTDDFSGMALHWSIPSCQHCEEKGKLCRLKNGFINQTDPQTQCWHQLDVPKAKGHKRGAPTIEILGENPEVSIILIVTGTKIYYVYSSVKREEENQLRIKRFLDDYRALKPSRYSYADIKRITEQFKEKLGQGAYGTVFKGRLSSELLVAVKILNNSNEKGEDFINEVGTMGQIHHVNVVRLVGYCADGFIRALVYEFLPNGPLQNFLSPADNESSFLGWDKLQDIALGIAKGIEYLHHGCEQQILHFDIKPHNVLLDHDFTPKVSDFGLAKLCSKDQSAVSMTAARGTMGYIAPEVFSRNFGNVSYKVDVYSFGTLLLEMVGGRKNFKVMEDSTSQVYFPEWIYNLLEQGNDLRIYIGDEGNVEIAKKLAVVGLWCIQWYPIDRPSMKTVVQMLEREGDNLTMPPNPFASTSSSS; from the exons ATGCATCATTTCTGCGAAG ATGTAGATGTTGTGCATGGTGGAGGAGTAGGTCTTGAAGATTGCACTGAAACAAGATGCAGCAGCGATGGCCCAGCTATCCAGTTCCCATTTCGACTGAAAGGTAGGCAACCGGCCCATTGTGGTTACTGGGGCTTTGATCTTTCATGTACCAAAGACAACCAGACACTGCTTGAGATGCCATCATCATTTAAGCTCTTTGTTACAGAGATTGACTACACATCACAGCAAATTGGAGCAGCTCTTACACTTGATTGCTTGGACAGAGACATTTTCTACCACGGTTCCTCTTCTGCCTTCAGATATGCAGGCAACACAAGCTTATTCAGTTGCCCACCATCAACTGTAAGAGATCAATATATTACAGACAATTTTCGTTGTCTGGCAAGATTGAGCCCTTGCCATGGTAATCCAGGCAACCATATTTATGCTTATGCTTTAGGGCGAGGTTGTTCTATTGATAAAACACCCCTAGTGTCTTGTACCAAGGTGCATGACTACAAAGATGCTCTTGCATGCACAGATGATTTCTCAGGCATGGCTCTCCACTGGTCCATACCATCTTGTCAACATTGTGAAGAGAAGGGCAAGCTATGTCGGCTGAAGAATGGATTCATAAATCAGACAGATCCTCAAACTCAATGCTGGCATCAGTTGGATGTACCCAAAGCCAAAG GTCACAAACGTGGAGCTCCAACTATAGAGATATTAGGTGAGAATCCAGAAG TTTCTATTATTCTTATAGTGACGGGAACAAAAATCTACTATGTCTATAGCTCtgtgaaaagagaagaagaaaatcagctGAGAATTAAAAGATTCTTGGATGACTACAGAGCTCTTAAGCCAAGCAGATATTCTTATGCAGATATTAAGAGGATAACAGAGCAGTTCAAGGAGAAGCTGGGTCAAGGGGCCTATGGAACTGTGTTTAAAGGTAGGCTTTCCTCTGAATTACTTGTTGCTGTGAAAATCCTCAACAATTCAAATGAGAAAGGGGAAGATTTTATTAATGAAGTGGGCACAATGGGTCAAATCCACCACGTCAATGTGGTACGCTTGGTTGGTTACTGTGCTGATGGATTTATACGAGCTCTTGTTTATGAATTCTTACCAAACGGTCCACTCCAGAATTTCTTATCACCAGCAGATAATGAGAGTTCGTTCCTTGGTTGGGATAAGTTGCAAGATATTGCTTTAGGTATAGCGAAAGGAATTGAATATCTTCACCATGGTTGTGAACAACAAATCCTCCACTTTGACATCAAACCCCATAATGTGTTGCTAGACCATGATTTCACTCCAAAAGTTTCCGATTTTGGTTTAGCCAAGTTGTGCTCTAAGGATCAAAGCGCGGTATCCATGACTGCAGCGAGGGGAACCATGGGCTACATTGCACCAGAAGTCTTCTCTAGGAACTTCGGTAACGTGTCATATAAGGTAGATGTCTATAGTTTTGGAACATTGCTTCTTGAAATGGTTGGGGGCAGAAAGAATTTCAAAGTCATGGAAGACTCCACCAGCCAAGTCTACTTCCCAGAATGGATCTATAACCTCTTAGAACAAGGGAACGACCTTCGCATCTATATTGGGGACGAAGGAAATGTTGAAATTGCTAAGAAACTTGCAGTTGTGGGTCTATGGTGCATCCAATGGTATCCAATAGACCGTCCTTCCATGAAAACAGTAGTTCAAATGTTGGAAAGGGAAGGTGACAATCTGACCATGCCCCCTAATCCTTTTGCCTCTACTTCATCTTCGAGTTGA
- the LOC112167100 gene encoding NDR1/HIN1-like protein 10: protein MADPSRPVTGYPAPPYAQPYPANNGQPNGSYPNYPVYQRGPYNAYTARSAFVRRFVIAMVFLFVIIGSLLLMIWLILRPKIPDFRVDSVTVTNLNVSSSRQSLTGTWSVGYDVFNPNKKMTIEYDEIASSVFYRSGFISETRIPPFRQGKRVRSAVNATFSAANSFVDDWVARGINDDRAARGAVSFNIKLLARVQFRKGGWRLRRRLLRVLCRDVPVTISNNGTGTMTGGGRDCGVAV, encoded by the coding sequence ATGGCAGACCCTTCTCGGCCCGTCACCGGCTACCCAGCCCCGCCCTACGCCCAGCCCTACCCCGCCAACAACGGCCAGCCCAACGGCTCCTACCCCAACTACCCAGTCTACCAGCGTGGCCCCTACAACGCGTACACCGCACGCTCCGCCTTCGTCCGCCGCTTCGTCATCGCCATGGTCTTCCTCTTCGTCATCATCGGCTCCCTCCTCCTCATGATCTGGCTCATCCTCCGCCCCAAGATCCCCGACTTCCGAGTCGACTCGGTCACCGTCACCAACCTCAACGTCTCCTCCTCCCGCCAGTCCCTCACCGGCACCTGGTCCGTCGGCTACGACGTCTTCAACCCCAACAAGAAGATGACCATCGAGTACGACGAGATCGCCTCCTCCGTCTTCTACCGCTCCGGCTTCATTTCCGAGACCCGAATCCCGCCGTTCCGGCAGGGGAAGAGAGTCCGCAGCGCCGTGAACGCGACCTTCTCGGCGGCGAACTCGTTCGTCGACGACTGGGTGGCGAGAGGGATCAATGATGACAGGGCGGCGCGTGGGGCGGTGAGTTTCAATATCAAGCTGCTGGCTAGGGTTCAGTTCCGGAAGGGCGGGTGGAGGCTGAGGCGGCGGCTGCTAAGGGTGCTGTGCCGTGACGTGCCGGTTACGATTTCGAATAATGGGACCGGGACGATGACCGGCGGAGGTAGAGATTGCGGCGTTGCTGTCTGA